The region CGCTAGATATCGCATTGTACATCATTAGATCAGTAAAGTTCCCATTTGAATATACCTGAATTAGTCCTGAGCCTTATTCGACCCTTTCAGACCCACCTCAGAGGGGCTCGGAGTTTGGAGTTAGATGCCAGTGTCATCCTGGTATTAGTCCTGCAGAGACAATATCAATGTATTCATTACCGTGAAGTACCAGATTCTCCACGTGAACTCCATTTCTGTTCAAGGATTTGTACTCTTCCAACAATGCGCAATGCTTTCTCCCCTGTTGGATTCCGATGGTGCCAACTCCCTGTAATTAATGAGATTTTTAGGATATTGACAGCAAAACTACAACAAAACCTAGcaatagcagtggttctcaaacttctttgaTCGCgccccccccttctttgtgtctgtagtcgcTTATGCAAATCTCCTACCCCCCAGAGTACATatactctgaaggcagagcagaaagcagcagcggctgctggctgggtgcccagctctgaagcccgTGctgcgccagcagcagtgcagaagtaagggtggcaatgtgaaaagtgatatttgtcaatatcacttGTCACAGGAGACTTAGtgcccattgccacccttacttctgtgctgctgctgccgcctcggggctgacagctggagctccCCATCACCACCTGTTgaggttttggggggtggggaggaggagcgcCCAAGCCTGGGTGGCAGtactccagctgtcagccccggggCGGCGGGACTCCGGCCGTCCCCTTtatcccatcccccacctcccgGTGTGCACGGCCCTTCTGCACGAGCCCAGCAgcccggggctgacagccagagctctttttaaaaaaaaaacaaaaacgcacATCTCatgcctcccttgacacattcccgTGCCTCCTTTGGGAGACCCATTCCATAATTTGAGCACCACTGGTATAGAGAAGTAATCTACCCCTTTATATAGCTGTACTTGCATCTAGAATGCCTATGTATACAGGCAGTCCCATCACATCTGTTGCCCTTACTCTTTCCAGCACAGGAAAACCCTATCAAATATGGTGCGTTTTATCTGGAGACAAGTACTTTCCCATTAATTGTATTGATTTCCTTGACAGTGTTAAAAAACAAATCCTTCTGCCGATTCTGCCATGTCTTTGGTCCTTGATAGACCATGTTCAGGTGTCTGGCAGGACACCAGCTATTTCTGTTGTCTAAATGGATACAACTCCCTGATGTATCTGACTGATTCGACCCTTATTACAGATTCCCTGTCAACAAAATCACCTTCCACTGCACCAGGGGACGACCCTGTCCCACTTCCCCTTCCAAAGAATCGGGCTGTGCAGATGGGGGTCTGAGTATAGTGTTAATTGGAGACACACAAATCCCAGTCTTGTTTTTCACTAACATTCTGTTGCACAGGCCTCACTGCTCACCCTGCAAAAGACTGTGACAATGTGGaaggctggaggatttacagaaatgttttttgttaaaattacAACTTGACAAAATTGTTGCTATAGTTACATTAAGACCAGCTGTGCAACCAGTAGAACAGGAGTGGCCCAATGTATCCTCTTGAGACTCCACATCCCAGCTTGATCTAAATGGAAAATAATGGAAACAGGTATTCGAGGAGACCAAACCAGACTTCTTACAAGACAGGCATAAACTTTCAGGCAAATCCCAGGTGCACATGTGAGCATGTTTAGTCAGCAGAACTCAATCCAATTATCTATTTAAAAGGAGGACGACTTTTTGAAGATTTAAATGAAGGAAAGCAATTCAGTGTGTCTTAATTACCTCAGTTGTCCTGCTGGTCCTGTTAAAGGCCACTGAGTTTTGGAACCTGTGCACAGGGAGAGACAGATGACGACAAACCAGGCAGCGCAGCTAGAAGTTTTGGATAGCTGGTTGGAAATAGGAAACTTGGACAGAGAGATCCTAGTGATCTAGTGTAGGGACACTCACTGTCACATTGAAGGTCGTGCTGGAAATTTGACAAGAGCCTGAGAGTTGATACGTTTACCCAGAATCTTAgcaaaaataaatgaatgcaACTTTAACTTGTTGGTAATACATCTTTCTTGATAAATAGAAATTGTTATCTGAGGTTACTAATAACCAAATCCACAGCTGATCAAACACATCCTCCCCTCTGCATGAAGATGGCTGCTGTCAGTCATGTTTCACCCTTGGCTACATCTGTTCAGTCACTGTGGTGTTCTGAAAAAGTATTGCTGGCTGAGACTGAGCACTTTTCTGGTGCCTTTTACCCAAGGATCTTAAATCTTATCACCTTCAGGCCACACTCCCATTGTGAGGCTGGTATtatccccatatgtaaaatggggatacaggTACATAATGGGTAAGTGATGTACCCAGGGGCACAGAGGAAGTTGCTGGCAGCAGAATCCAGGAACTGTTGCGCTGtccccagctccagcttctcTGAAATGTGCCTGCTGTGTATTTTCAGCAGTGCACAGCGAGCTAGCATGCCGTTAAACATGCCTTGTGCTGTGTATTTGTATCGAATTCATAGCTTCTCCTGCCCGCCGTACTGATCAAATGATAGTACAGTAAAATCCTGAACTTGATTGAAGAACACTTCCTTTCTGACTCAACATGGCAAAGTGCCCAAACACTCTTATATCGGAATGGCCAGCCGAACTTCTGGAAGGCAGTGACCACAAGGAGCTCCCCGTTCAGAACTGTATATTGGaagaagctgggggaggggagagagagagcggtCACAAGACTATAACCATGCATGTTGTGTGCTTTGAATTGCTAACACAAGTTTGGTGTGTTGTGTTTCCTAATCCAAACAGAACATCAGAAGCCTTGATGCATGTAGTGTGTGTGTACTGCAGCTGGAGTGGGCCACAGACCAGGTATTTATAGCTACCCATTTATGAGCTTTCACTACAACTTTcacactgccagcagcagggctaaccTTGCTTTAAACAGTATTATGGAGAAACCTATGGGATGTGAAATTGACAGCTCGTTCCTTTCAGAGGATGAAAACATTCCACCTCCTTTATCTAAATGTAACAAACCTATAGTGTGTTTTTTTCCTCatttaaacatttgtttaaacCATTTGTTCATGGAAAGGAGGGGCTAATAGTTGTATGAGCTTTCCTGCACTACTTTCCTAATGCACCTTATTTCTTACCCACAGCACCTATGGTGCATAAACCTGAAACTCTTGAGCAGAGATGGCTAGTCACATTGAACTGCGTGGTTACTTTGCAATGTATACAAACAAGAACTAGAAGGACACCATCACACTGATATTTACTTGTGTCCTCAGCTCAGATTCAAACACAGGTCATATCTGTAttcattttggatttttaaagCAAGAAATTAATTGGTGTTGACAGCAAGTCAGGTTACCAATATACAACCATTGGCCACTGGTTGGTTGGGCTTTCTCTGACAACAgatataaagaaataaataatataaagaaaCCTGGTTAACTGTATGGCTATGTTAAGCTTCCTAACTGAAAGGCTACAACTTCAGCTTGTAATGGCTGCGTGTGCGGAGTTTAACAAACAAGCCGTGACCATGTTATAGcaattgattattttatttttttaaaggtgctAGCAGTACTGACGCCccctgggttacgcaaacccaACTTACGCAAATccacacttacggaaaaagttccgtaagctagaaataggtttggggggcggggggaggggtttgcaTAATGCTCGGGTATACATTTCCGACTTGcgcaaaatttgagttacgcaaggcgttccgaaacggaacgcttgcgtaagtcggggagcgtctgtacctAAACACTTGCAGTAAGTTTATTATGCAAAGCTGTCTGATTATTTTGAAGTGTCTTGGGCACAACTAAATCATATGCATACTACTTTATTACACCTTGAAAACGTACACTCCCTTGGGAGAATGTTGTTATTCAGCATGATGCATTTGAATTGCACGATTAAATGCTAAATCTCGTTTGTATTACTATGTGGCCTTTCTGTACTGATGCAAGTGTTTCTCAGGGGCCCTTTTGGGTTCTGTAATTAAAAAGCTTTACAGGTTGCTTATTTTATCACTATGAAAATAGGTGTTTTGAACTCATTAACTTTGCTCAGAGGTGAACCTGTCTCTTCCCATTATGGCAGACATCAGTAGCATGGaacagaaaataaatgttaagTGAATGAAGACGGAAGCTGTCAAGTACTTTAGATCCACAATTTTTCGACTCTAAAATTGTTATAATCTGATGGTAAATGTTTTCTGAACTCTAAATATCTTGCTTTTTATCCACCACTctgagaaattaaaacaaataataaacagtgGCTTTCTATTACTCTGTGGCATTTCTCTTTGCTGTTGTTCTCACATCTTTGCTGATATCCAGACAAAGAAAGGATCCTCTTGTTTCTTATGAAGCACAACAAGGCTAGGGGAAGGGAGCAGGTATTACCAAATGGAAAAGGATAAACTTCTATGGAAGTTGCTTTTAAACTTCAACAAATAGCTATACAAGCTAACACcacacatgcgcgcacacacactgaACATTTATCCTGTTAGAGGGGCTGTATGTAATATTTggtgggagggatggaagagGAGTTGGGAtcttaactttttaaatttagCATGTttttgctctgaaaagtgactctgtatGTGGAATCATaggattttctgtttgtttgttttttctcaacGACTTCAGATTATACTCGGTGGCTTTACTAGTTAAAATGTCTCTTCTAATTGTGAGTGTAGCAAACACCCTGAGATCTGAAAGTCAACCTGGTTTCATCCAGTCTCTCTCATACTCACCCGTAATAATGTATCTGCCCTTGTAATTTAATTACCAAATTTGCATTTATTCAAACAGCTCTGGAAGGGCTGTTACATCTGATCTAGTCACAGTACATTCATGAGAAAGTGACACTTCAGGTGTAGTTACCAAACTGAAATGGCATACCAAACTGATATATTGtattctgaaatgtattctgaaaTTGTTATATTACGTAAAAATGTAATAGCTCTTATAATCCTAACTACTTCTTTCTCTTTCTATCCATGTATAGAGAATAGTGATAAAGAAACtacctcactggaaatgccatcTTTACCATCTTCTGATGGATTTAAGAGTCCAGTCCATTCTTCAGGACTAAGTTCCAAGGTCTGTAATCCCACAAATCAATTACTTGATCACTCCGTCTCCGCCCCTGCTTCAATTTGCTCTCACAAATCTAGTCTAGCAGAGATAGATCCTACAGCTGTGAAGTCTTTGGAGTCACCAGCTGAATGTCAGCTAGCTCCAGACCCTCTTCTGTTACAGAATCTTTCTGATCATGCTGCTCGTTCAGCACACAATGACCATGCTATCCAGACTGGAGCCGTAGCCTGTCATAGTCCAACTATACCTTCACAGAACACACTTGAAAAAACAGTCGCCGCTGACCgtctaatgaaatataatattaAAGAACAAGCCCATGGTCTGGAATCTCCTATGGAAGTGACAAGAGAAGGCAGTTTGGCTGACACCACCAGCAAGCATGGGCAGCAGGCAGTTCTAGATGTACCATTGCCTTCAGAACAGCTGGAACTGAACCAAATGAATGAGTTTCctttggatcttcagacatacaaAGAACCAGTGAGTGAACAATGTCTGGATAAACAGAATGAACCAACTGAGCCAGAACATTCTTGTAATGTCAGTGCCCTTGAGTTACCTGCTGTGGGGGAGCAAGGCCTTACGAACATCCAGCCAGAATCACCCATTGACTCTCTTACTGAGAGAAGAAAAAGTGGGCTGGAGAATATAGAGCTTTCGTGTGGGAAAGAAAATATCCCAATGTCAGCATCCTGTGGCTGTACACATACAGAAATCTTCATGGAAACAGATGTAGCTGAGCAGTCTGTCATCACAGTGCATAGCTTGTCAAGCAAACAGAACGCTCAAGCGAAGAATATTGGTGGATCTGTTCTGAACTTAGATTGTTCTTTGATGCAGATGGAGTCATCAAAGCATGACCCCTCTGTGTCTGTATTTTCGAGTAACCCGGTTTCCACTAGTGATTTACCGCAGCCTGAAACCAACGTTGAAATGACTGCAATATGTACTGAGTTACCTAATTTATCAGCTGAAAATAGCTCTTCCTCCTCTGACATTCGTCAGCTGAACGGTGATACAGCAGCATCCACTGAAGAGCCAAGTTTATCTTTAACAGCAGCGTTGAAGGAGCTTCATGAACTTTTGGTTATAAATAGTAAAGGAGATTCTGTCATTTTTATGTCTGAAGAAGACACAGGTCAGCCAGAAACTGTTCTTGAAGAGCAAATGGAATGCAAGGAGCTTTCTGATGATGAACATGAAAGTGTGGGTCCAGAGAGTGGGGATCTAAATAGTTCTTCTCATATGGTGATGCCTGAACATGTGAACCCTGAGGGGCTAGCAGGGGCACCATCTTATGCTATGGGAATAGAAAATGGTAGCATCAAGGTTTTAACTAGCAGCCAGTCAACTGTTGAAAAAGATGCTCTAGAGATACAGAAGTCATCAAGTAAGAGTAATTCTGTCATTCTGAGCTCCGTTGCAACATTTGATCAACTACAGAGTACTGAGCAGGCAGAAATTTTACCTGAATGTTTAGTAAATGACCAAGTTCCAGCCAGTCAGACTTTAGAGCTGAATAGATCACGTTCACCTGAGCTCACGATGGAGGAGGATGTTCCTCAGGATACTCAGAGCCTGTTAACAGAAGTGTCTGAAATAAGTGACAGTTCCTCAAATCCTGAAGATCCAAGGCCACCATGTGGACTTGTTGAGCCATTGCTCTGCCCACCAATCAGCAATCTGGAACTGCGCTCCAGAGCTGCTCCGCTGCCTGTTTTCCCTGCAGCAGACATTAATCAGATTCTGTGCGCTGGCTTTACCATGCGGGAAGCTCTTGAAGCTTTGGAGCAAGCTGGTGGAAATGCAAACCTTGCTCTTCTCTTTTTATTAGCCAAGAATATTGTAGTTCCTACGTGACCATGGAAAAGATGGCCTGGCTGCTCCATCCTCCTTTTAAGGAACGTATCTAAATTATATAGAATAACCTGCAAGCTGAATgttgtcagatttttaaaaaaaaattattttcagccAAAGTAATTTATGATCTCTTCTGTGTGTGTCACGCGTTAAATTTGggccttttaaaagaaaagtcttGGCATTGTGTAAACACATTAGCTTTGAATTTTCCTTGAGATGGTGCATACTGgaataaaattgtttttatttaatagtaTGATTTTAGAATGAGCTCCGATATTATGAATTAAAAAGCAGAAGCCATTGAGAAAACCACCACCCTGTTCAGCAAAAAGCAGATTGTGAAATGAACTGAATGTGCATGTACGTGCATCCCCAAGGCAGTGCAGAGCATGTGCTGTTATAGGAGACGCGCACACAAGCTAGGAATTCAGTATGGTACAAACTGAGTTAAATTAAGCTGTTTGGAATTGTACCAGTCATCACTCTACTGTGCTTTATAATCTGATGCTGATGAAGAATTGTAGCGGCTACTAGAGGTATGTCAGTGCCCACAGGGCTCCGGATCCAAAAAAGTTTTGCAGGGATGTTCAAAGCTTGCACCTTTTTGTGCGTTGAAAGCTGATGCCTAGGTTGCCAAAATGTCGTATGCTATTGGGCCAGCGTGTTAAAGTTTACatagtggggcagggggaggagggagataaaATTTGGTGCTACCAAAAATAAGAGACAAGGCAAATGATCTGAAGATATCCTGGTGTTAATCTTTTATTTCATTTCCCCAGTGAAGGGTATTTTACCCCTTTATAGATTTGCCCATATCTTCCTCcacagagaagggaggggtgggggggaagccttCTTAAGCAGAtaccttttaatttgttttgttaaaCAATTTCATTAATTGCATCTGTTGCTATGGCTCTTTTCTCcttctgccccagtcccctacAAAGGCATATCTTGTAACTGTTCAGAGAACGAATTCTCTACGTGCTGAGTAGGGACATATAATTAAAGGGCTGAAGACATTTGCTTTGCACTCGTTTATCTCAATGCTTGGGGGTGATCAACCCCTcagccctttttaaaatgaacactCCAAGGCTATGATCTTCACTGTAGAAATCTTCACTGCAAAAACTCTTCGTGGATCGCAGTGTAGTACCATGTGATAGATGAAGACTCTCCACATAAAGCACCTTGAAACTAGGGCACTGATCTGGCTTCTGTATTACAACCATTGAAGCCTTTCAGGAGGTTCCCATCAAGAACTGTCTTTTTAGGACCCACAGAGACTGTGCTCAGGAAAGCCTGGTTCCAGGGAATCAGGTGCTTTCCTGGGGATGAACTACTCTTCTCAATTTATGCTAATAAAACGTTAGAGCATCAGCCAGTTTGCTTtgatagttttattttttttctgtcatATACTATCGTTTTTAAATTTTTATGTTTTTGAACTCTGCCCGTGCTTTACAGAAAATAAACGCAAATCAGTACTGCTAGAATTTCCTGTGTCCCTTTCTCTAAATGGCTGGAAACAGAGGCCTGACCCCAAAATTGTAAAATAGCTGCAAATACTACTTAAGATCCATCTAAACCTGGTGAGTTTAAGGTCTTTATTATATGAAACTTTACTTTGAGTGAGCAATGCAGTTGGATTAAATTAGAGAATAAACAGAACTGAATAATTTTGTCTCTTAAGGAACAAGATCCAATAAACAGAattataaaattgaaaaaaagtttGATTCTAAAACAATTTACTTGAATCTTCTTAATCCAGTAGACTGCATAGCGTTGTTTTTCCTTAGAGAGAGTGCTACCTAAGAACTGTCTTCTATTTTAATGTGTAGCACGTGTCCTTTTGCTGTGCAGTATGCTACCTCTGTGCAAAGTGATGTGGAATCACTGTTGGATGACAGTGATAGGACAGACTACATATATTTGTCTTCAGAGGAGAGGATTTTGCCTCTTCCctctttccccttcttccccctccccccaccccctccacacaaaaaaaggatggaggggggggggagggatagttcagtggtttgagcattggcctgctaaacccagggttgtgagttcaatccttgagggggccatctagggatctgggtcaaaaatctgtctggggattggtcttgctttgagcagggggttggactagatacctcctgaggtcccttccaaccctgatattctattctaagAGTTcaggcttgattttttttacaatgcagaTGACTTTCCTCCCCAAACTCTTAAAGAGGGGATTAGAATCCACCCTGTGTAAACCAGTTAGCACAAATTAAGTATTTTGTCTGAGGATTAAAACATCATTTCTAATTAACATTGCATGCATCAGACAGAAGACAGAACTGCAATGTAACTATACAGTCAACTTTATGATCAAATCCGAGTTCATCTGAAGCTAACAAGGAGGGGTAGGAGTATACTGAGAACTAGCTGGCTCCGTGAGCTGGAGCGGAAGGCAAAATGAAAGAGGAGCAATGGCAAGAGTGGAGAGAATTTTCTATTTGGTCTGGTAATCCTTTGACTGTCTCTTAATTCTTGCCAAGAAGTGGACCCATCTCAGGCTGGTATTTTCCAAAAGTCTGTGTTCAGCGAAGTTCATTGGCCTTTGTCCATTGCCAAATTGGAATTGAGCACTTGTTGATAGCTTCAGTAGAGGCACCAAAGATTGAATGGGCCGTGTAAACTACTCCCTGCACCGAAAGGGAGTCTTTCCAGATTCGTTGCATTTATTTAGCGCCTTAAATCAAAGGCTCTTGAAACTCTGCAAACAACTGAGTTAAATCTTGTGACACCCTGTTCAGGGAGGGAAATGTTTTCCCTATTTTACATATCAGGAAACTGGCCCAGAGAAGCTGCGTCTTACTCAAGATACCAGGATGTCTTTGGTAGCccttggcaaatcacttaacctctctgccttaGTCCACATGTAAAGTGGGGATGATATTTCTCTCGTTTAGCAGGGATGTTGGAAggatttgtaaagctctttgggtCTGAGACGATGTAACTGAAGAGTATTATTTCTAGACTAAGGTGTACTGATGCTGCTAGGCATTTTACAGAACTGGGGGCTTGAGGGGACTTCCAGTGGGCTTAGGATCCTTTTCCTACATCTACCTGTCACCTCCCAGCACCCAACCCCATCATCCCTgttgagagagggagaaagagggaCCTTGGGGTGGGGTATGCATGTCTTTTCGCCTGGCTCCCTTTCAGATTTGGAGCCCTATTGTTTTCTTCCCTTGCACCTGCCCATCCCTGGGATGTTCTCTTAACCTCCCCTCCACCTTGCTGGCTCTAGAACCTAAATACCATTCTCCTT is a window of Emys orbicularis isolate rEmyOrb1 chromosome 22, rEmyOrb1.hap1, whole genome shotgun sequence DNA encoding:
- the RSC1A1 gene encoding regulatory solute carrier protein family 1 member 1, giving the protein MPSLPSSDGFKSPVHSSGLSSKVCNPTNQLLDHSVSAPASICSHKSSLAEIDPTAVKSLESPAECQLAPDPLLLQNLSDHAARSAHNDHAIQTGAVACHSPTIPSQNTLEKTVAADRLMKYNIKEQAHGLESPMEVTREGSLADTTSKHGQQAVLDVPLPSEQLELNQMNEFPLDLQTYKEPVSEQCLDKQNEPTEPEHSCNVSALELPAVGEQGLTNIQPESPIDSLTERRKSGLENIELSCGKENIPMSASCGCTHTEIFMETDVAEQSVITVHSLSSKQNAQAKNIGGSVLNLDCSLMQMESSKHDPSVSVFSSNPVSTSDLPQPETNVEMTAICTELPNLSAENSSSSSDIRQLNGDTAASTEEPSLSLTAALKELHELLVINSKGDSVIFMSEEDTGQPETVLEEQMECKELSDDEHESVGPESGDLNSSSHMVMPEHVNPEGLAGAPSYAMGIENGSIKVLTSSQSTVEKDALEIQKSSSKSNSVILSSVATFDQLQSTEQAEILPECLVNDQVPASQTLELNRSRSPELTMEEDVPQDTQSLLTEVSEISDSSSNPEDPRPPCGLVEPLLCPPISNLELRSRAAPLPVFPAADINQILCAGFTMREALEALEQAGGNANLALLFLLAKNIVVPT